From Phyllopteryx taeniolatus isolate TA_2022b chromosome 18, UOR_Ptae_1.2, whole genome shotgun sequence, the proteins below share one genomic window:
- the tmem244 gene encoding transmembrane protein 244 isoform X4 produces MLLDYCCRCCGFTLIKRHGAVSLKTTPSDTWVVLQNLLMCTVCFYSLYYLAVSLCIGLLRVHEINSLLAPFDYTTQPSWQNPKYLVGVISTEVTYALGGLVFAWIVEEWVWDYAITVTLLHVATTVAGSGLVMMIFGGQVLAYKLFRSNFVYPAELQNF; encoded by the exons ATGTTGTTGGACTACTGCTGTCGATGTTGTGGATTCACGCTCATCAAGCGCCATGGAGCCGTCTCGCTCAAGACCACGCCCAGTGACACCTGG GTGGTCCTGCAGAACCTGCTGATGTGCACGGTCTGCTTCTACTCTCTCTACTACTTGGCGGTGAGCCTCTGCATCGGCCTGCTCAG GGTTCATGAGATCAACAGTCTGTTGGCTCCGTTTGATTACACCACGCAACCGTCATGGCAGAACCCCAAATACCTGG TGGGCGTCATCTCCACGGAGGTGACCTACGCTCTGGGAGGGCTGGTGTTCGCCTGGATCGTGGAAGAGTGGGTGTGGGACTACGCCATCACCGTCACGCTGCTGCATGTGGCCACGACTGTAGCCG GCTCAGGCCTGGTGATGATGATATTCGGAGGACAGGTCCTAGCCTATAAACTCTTCCGGAGCAACTTCGTCTACCCGGCCGAGCTGCAGAACTTCTGA
- the tmem244 gene encoding transmembrane protein 244 isoform X3 has protein sequence MLLDYCCRCCGFTLIKRHGAVSLKTTPSDTWVVLQNLLMCTVCFYSLYYLAVSLCIGLLRVHEINSLLAPFDYTTQPSWQNPKYLVGVISTEVTYALGGLVFAWIVEEWVWDYAITVTLLHVATTVAVMSDFPSTEHWWIALGSGLVMMIFGGQVLAYKLFRSNFVYPAELQNF, from the exons ATGTTGTTGGACTACTGCTGTCGATGTTGTGGATTCACGCTCATCAAGCGCCATGGAGCCGTCTCGCTCAAGACCACGCCCAGTGACACCTGG GTGGTCCTGCAGAACCTGCTGATGTGCACGGTCTGCTTCTACTCTCTCTACTACTTGGCGGTGAGCCTCTGCATCGGCCTGCTCAG GGTTCATGAGATCAACAGTCTGTTGGCTCCGTTTGATTACACCACGCAACCGTCATGGCAGAACCCCAAATACCTGG TGGGCGTCATCTCCACGGAGGTGACCTACGCTCTGGGAGGGCTGGTGTTCGCCTGGATCGTGGAAGAGTGGGTGTGGGACTACGCCATCACCGTCACGCTGCTGCATGTGGCCACGACTGTAGCCG TGATGTCAGATTTCCCCTCAACCGAGCACTGGTGGATCGCACTGG GCTCAGGCCTGGTGATGATGATATTCGGAGGACAGGTCCTAGCCTATAAACTCTTCCGGAGCAACTTCGTCTACCCGGCCGAGCTGCAGAACTTCTGA
- the tmem244 gene encoding transmembrane protein 244 isoform X5 → MLLDYCCRCCGFTLIKRHGAVSLKTTPSDTWVVLQNLLMCTVCFYSLYYLAVSLCIGLLRVHEINSLLAPFDYTTQPSWQNPKYLVGVISTEVTYALGGLVFAWIVEEWVWDYAITVTLLHVATTVAVMSDFPSTEHWWIALGPSL, encoded by the exons ATGTTGTTGGACTACTGCTGTCGATGTTGTGGATTCACGCTCATCAAGCGCCATGGAGCCGTCTCGCTCAAGACCACGCCCAGTGACACCTGG GTGGTCCTGCAGAACCTGCTGATGTGCACGGTCTGCTTCTACTCTCTCTACTACTTGGCGGTGAGCCTCTGCATCGGCCTGCTCAG GGTTCATGAGATCAACAGTCTGTTGGCTCCGTTTGATTACACCACGCAACCGTCATGGCAGAACCCCAAATACCTGG TGGGCGTCATCTCCACGGAGGTGACCTACGCTCTGGGAGGGCTGGTGTTCGCCTGGATCGTGGAAGAGTGGGTGTGGGACTACGCCATCACCGTCACGCTGCTGCATGTGGCCACGACTGTAGCCG TGATGTCAGATTTCCCCTCAACCGAGCACTGGTGGATCGCACTGG GTCCTAGCCTATAA
- the tmem244 gene encoding transmembrane protein 244 isoform X2 has product MLLDYCCRCCGFTLIKRHGAVSLKTTPSDTWVVLQNLLMCTVCFYSLYYLAVSLCIGLLRVHEINSLLAPFDYTTQPSWQNPKYLVGVISTEVTYALGGLVFAWIVEEWVWDYAITVTLLHVATTVAVMSDFPSTEHWWIALGENEKSFCFMLPYVTPNLRSYASFTLFLTSSLAKRCLPV; this is encoded by the exons ATGTTGTTGGACTACTGCTGTCGATGTTGTGGATTCACGCTCATCAAGCGCCATGGAGCCGTCTCGCTCAAGACCACGCCCAGTGACACCTGG GTGGTCCTGCAGAACCTGCTGATGTGCACGGTCTGCTTCTACTCTCTCTACTACTTGGCGGTGAGCCTCTGCATCGGCCTGCTCAG GGTTCATGAGATCAACAGTCTGTTGGCTCCGTTTGATTACACCACGCAACCGTCATGGCAGAACCCCAAATACCTGG TGGGCGTCATCTCCACGGAGGTGACCTACGCTCTGGGAGGGCTGGTGTTCGCCTGGATCGTGGAAGAGTGGGTGTGGGACTACGCCATCACCGTCACGCTGCTGCATGTGGCCACGACTGTAGCCG TGATGTCAGATTTCCCCTCAACCGAGCACTGGTGGATCGCACTGGGTGAGAATGAGAAGTCCTTCTGTTTTATGCTTCCTTATGTTACTCCAAATCTACGATCTTACGCTTCGTTTACGCTATTCCTGACTTCTTCTTTAGCGAAGAGATGCCTTCCCGTGTAG
- the tmem244 gene encoding transmembrane protein 244 isoform X1: MLLDYCCRCCGFTLIKRHGAVSLKTTPSDTWVVLQNLLMCTVCFYSLYYLAVSLCIGLLRVHEINSLLAPFDYTTQPSWQNPKYLVGVISTEVTYALGGLVFAWIVEEWVWDYAITVTLLHVATTVAGERTHTHTQDSAGYVTGYKQPYAPSMKSRTNAERRCCRRKTGILSQMRNVTLADIIA; the protein is encoded by the exons ATGTTGTTGGACTACTGCTGTCGATGTTGTGGATTCACGCTCATCAAGCGCCATGGAGCCGTCTCGCTCAAGACCACGCCCAGTGACACCTGG GTGGTCCTGCAGAACCTGCTGATGTGCACGGTCTGCTTCTACTCTCTCTACTACTTGGCGGTGAGCCTCTGCATCGGCCTGCTCAG GGTTCATGAGATCAACAGTCTGTTGGCTCCGTTTGATTACACCACGCAACCGTCATGGCAGAACCCCAAATACCTGG TGGGCGTCATCTCCACGGAGGTGACCTACGCTCTGGGAGGGCTGGTGTTCGCCTGGATCGTGGAAGAGTGGGTGTGGGACTACGCCATCACCGTCACGCTGCTGCATGTGGCCACGACTGTAGCCGGtgaacgcacgcacacgcatacgcAGGATTCGGCCGGTTATGTAACAGGATACAAGCAGCCGTACGCACCATCAATGAAATCACGTACGAATGCAGAGAGACGCTGTTGCCGAAGAAAGACAGGAATTCTTTCTCAGATGCGTAATGTAACACTCGCAGACATCATCGCATAG